The sequence GAAATAtacaattttatatatatatatattttaaaatatgcatTCCGTTGCAGCACTAGTTTGACTTGAAATCACAATTGGACGCTCCAATTTGGAAGGGTGCCCGCCACCTCGTATTGAGTACAAGTGTCAGCTCCTCTGCTTTATTAGTCAAGCGCTGGCGGGTGGGAGTGGCAGCCCATAAATTTGGCAGAACCCTGGAGGGGGGGGAGGTGAGTTGGGGCTGTTGTCGGGGGCGACGCCAGCTTTATGTGCGCCTATTAACACTTTGGATTTCGGAAGGTGGACGTCTTACTCCACGACTCTCACTCACTGCGGACTTGTCTTTACGTGTGTGCGCGTAAcgtttgtgtgtatttgtgtgtccaTGTGCGTGTGCAGCAACTGAAACACGGCAACTTGGTGAATCTGATCGAGGTGTTTCGGCGCAAGAGGAAGCTTCACTTGGTGTTTGAGTACTGCGACCACACGGTGCTCCATGAGCTGGATCGACACCCCCAAGGGTCAGCATCACACTCACACTGacatcacattttgtttttggtcaaaaggattttttttcctcacaagaCTGCAATTTTAAATACGGAAAAAATTATATCTTTGATTCTTGCAGcattacaattttatttttgtatcatCGCAAAATTCAGACCCTTTATGTCTTGGGCTTTTGGTCCGATGACATCACATCTCAGGTGTATTTCCAACTGAGCAGCGCTGTGTACATTGGATTATCTCCCTGTGACATACTGTATGTTGCCGCCTTTGTGTTGGCCGTCTCCTGGGGAAGCTGACCCGCCCCGCCGGGAATGTTTGCGGCGATGCTCTGTGCCCGCGGGGCGCCGCCAGCCTCTTTTTCAGGAGGGGCGGACCTTGTTTTGAATCACGAGTCACGTGATGGCAGTTTCCGTGGCAACGCTGAAAAGATGGCTACCCGTAAGACAACACAGCTGCCTGCCGAGCGTGGCAATAAATCTATATTCGGTAAACGGGCCGAGGGAGGCATCGTAACGGTCCCTAGTGCCTGCAAGCGGGATATTCCCGGTTTTTGATTGGATGCAGTGATTTTCGAGCAATGATCCTGTGaaattgttgcttttttttcttatagtAGGAAATTGCTGaaggtttttgttgttgtgtgcaGCGTTCCTGAGCATCTGGCAAGGAGCATCACGTGGCAGACGCTCCAAGCGATTAACTTCTGCCACAAGCACAACGTCAGTAAGCGACGCTTTCACACATCTTTGGTTCTCCTCCTGTCTTTTAACGAGCATTCCTTTCCCCTCCCTCGGCCTGACCCTGACCAGTGTATCCACAGAGACGTGAAGCCTGAGAACATTCTCGTCACCAAACAGCACGTCATCAAACTGTGCGACTTTGGGTTTGCCAGGATTCTCAGTAAGCATCACAATGATGAAAATCTTTCATTAAAATCAATATAGTCCAGGttttttctccattgtctcATTAAATGATTGGctcttttgaattgttttgtcaTGTATGTAGCGGGGCCATGCGACTCGTACACGGACTACGTGGCCACGCGCTGGTACCGTGCCCCCGAGCTGCTGGTGGGGGACACGCAGTACGGCCCCCCCGTGGACGTGTGGGCCGTCGGTTGCGTCTTCGCCGAGCTCCTCTCCGGCGTTCCGCTGTGGCCCGGCAAGTCCGACATGGACCAACTCTACCTGATCCGCAAGACCCTCGGTCAGCTTTGCTAAAAGAGCAACTCAAAACGCTTTTAGCACGAGTTAAagatcattttcattttgttttgtctcccTTAAAATAATCGAATTTCCTCCTTGTTTGTACAATATTTTGCAGGCGATCTGATCTGTCGCCATCAGCAAATTTTCAGCACCAATCAATTCTTCCACGGCCTCGCCATCCCGGAACCTCTACAGATGGTATGAGCTGCACCGAAACTCCTTAGTGACAAGTTTGAACACATTCTTCTGCACACGTTAGGAACCCCTGGAGGTGAAATTTCCAAACCTCTCCCACCAAACCCTCAGTCTCATGAAGGTAATGGCAGCATTAGCACCAAATGGATTTCTATATTCTTTGTCTAATTCATTCCTTAGTCAACTAAACGTGCCTGTGAAATGATATGGTCGTCAGGCTTGCCTTCGTATGAACCCGAGCGAGCGTCTTCCATGCGAGCAGCTGCTGCAGCATCCTTATTTTGATAACCTGAGACACAAGTACCAGCGCAACGCTAAACAGGGCAACATCAATGCCAGCGTGGGGCACGATCGCCACGGCAACAGGAGGACCCGCCTGCCGCGCAAACACCTGCCAGTGAGTCACGCGCTTTACAAATAAAGGCGATGTTTCTAATGTACATCATTTGCTGAGACAAAGTTCAAAATACTTTGCTCATCCATCCATAATCACAATGTTATTAAAACTGATTATTGATGTCATCACTCCCTCTCATGGCATATGAACTTCTGAGGTTGATTCCATTTTTGGCTTGTCGTTGTCAGTGTTTACCTCAGCTGACAGGCAGCAGCATCTTCCCCGTTTCGGACACCAAGAAATACTTTCACAACCTCAGCAAGTTCAACTATCACCTGCCCAACATCTAGAAACACGTCTACGCGTGCATCAACAAGACTCAGGAAGTGAAGCAAAGCGCCGGAGATGAGTGACTGACATTTGTCGGTGTCTTTTCCTCATGACTTTTTTAAAGTCTTAGCTAGCTGACGGAGGACAAGGAGCGTCGTATGACACTATGCTCCGCTTATACATGACATGGAAGATTTGGTCAAATCTTCCGCACCCCAAGTCAAGTAggatgccactttttttttttactttctcaattgtatttattgaaataaGCAGAGAGACAATAACATTGATAATTTAGTCGAGATGATCATCACATTGGTGCTAAGGACGTCCGCAGTTGTGGAAATGCCAAATTGTTCAAATTTGAGTGCATCAATTTATATTCCATAAATGTTGCTGTACCACTCGGTGGTTGACACCCTAAATTGTTTGCCTACATTTGTGCTACCATGAGATATAACTTAGATTTGTTGGCAACACAAAACAAATCTCAGCATGTAAACCCAAAATTGGCCCATGGAAGCATACAAGCATTTATGTTTGCGATGAAGCATAAACGAGTCCTTTTGGCGGCAAGTTAAAAGGACCATGTTGATGAGAAATAAATTGGTGTCAACAGTAAagtgctttgttgttgtttttttaatccaagTCCACTTGAATGTCAAGGCGTGGGAGTGCCGTCTTTAAACGTTCCACTGTGGTCTGTTTGTCCTTGACACCAGGCAGGTCACTGAGGAACAGGTACTCCAGATTActacacaaaacaacaaaagcatCTTAAAAGATGTTTTGCATCCTCAAATTCCAGGTAACTACTACTTCCTGGAATTGATTATGCTTTACTTAGAATAACAGGTTATTAAAACAATGCATGTAATGcttttttcaaaatcaaaacTTATTTGACTAAAaagtacatttgaaaaaaagagaCCAGCCTGAGTTTGTGCAGAGCAACGAGACCCTTGTCGGTGACGTTTCCGCAGGACACCACCTCCATGATAAAAAGGCTTCGCTGCAGGTTCTCCAACGAGCTGAGCCGCTCCAAGCATGCGTCCTCGATGTAAACGCACTTTTGGAGCTTCACCTCCTCCACATGCTGCAAACCCTCTGCACAAACGCAACGCCGTCAATCTTTTCTACCTCACTTAAGGTTAAGCATGGAAAGGAGCCTTTCTCAAACCGAGATGgtcgaagcctcggtacatgaTGCAGGAGTCGGTGGCGTCGATGGCCTGGATCTTGAAGCGTCCCAGAGGCCCGGTGGGCAGCGCGTTGTAGTCCCCGTGCCAGCGATCCAAACCCATGAAGCGCACCTTGGCGCCGCACCTCAGCAACCACTCGGACGCCGCTCGATCGGGACCCACGGCCTTGATGCGCTCGTAGTCCACCCTAAAAACAAGACCAAAGTTCAGGAGGTAAAAGTAACACTTGTACTAGCACTTCACTGCCTGAAATAAATGTGCACCATTTTATAGTTTGTAATTTACAACACCCAAGTTTGAACATGTCACATGTTTTTATTGACACTTTTAGAAACATATACATCTTTTCACATACTTTGAGCCTCTTCTATAGATGAACACAGACACCTATTAAACAATTTATAGAATTAACATCGGTATAAGTACTTGTTGAAAACAGCATTGAGCCAGCCCCAGAAATGTCTCCGTCTCGGTTCTTTTTGCTTCACAGCAGACTGCAGCACCTTCACTAGCAGCTTCATCTgcaatataaatacattttgaaacgTCATATTGCATATTCAGGCGAGCAAATAGtgcaaaaatgtaaacattctGTCACCTACCCTTCAAGCTTGCCGGGTTTGTTTACATGTCGACCGCGGCCATTTTGTCTGGCCTGCAACGTCACAAATACGCGCCTTCCCATTGGCTGTCTGGCGGAGGAGGAACTCTCGTGGGTCTTGACGCGAGTTTTGGGTTTCATGTGGGAAGTTAGCTGACGaagggaagaagaggagggggaaAAGTGACAAGAGAAGGCGGACCCATCCCTGGAAATACTTTTAGAGTTGTCCTTTACTATTTTTTTATACAATACTCGAACGAGAGGTTGCCATGTTTCGGATCGTGGGCACAAGAGCCCCCTTAAAGGCTGCTAGCGCCAAGTTGCTAGATGACACCTGCACAAGACACTTGCACAGGTAAGAGGGAAAACATTGAATTTACTCACATTTCTGCTTTTCTACTTTGTATATGTGCACATTTACGACATGCATTTCTATATGAGCAGCTTTTATCGACTTGTTTGCACTGTCAAGGGCATTTTACAGCAGGTCTAACAAATAACCAATTTCACAACGCACAGAgaagtatatttatttgtatttgttttgttttatttttttattcccttGAAACGCCATTTTAAAAGAACAGCGCGTCCATGTGTTTCACATTAGTCGAGTGTGTCTGCAGAGTTCGAAGGCAGGGCGGTTATGCAATGACTCCCTGACTGGAGCACTGTACAGTAGCCCCGTTATTTGTTGGGAATCGGGACCGAAACCGGATTTAATTGACGCTAAATGCATTAGGAGCAAAAACAGAAATTcccaatatttttaaaaacacatcaatttaagcacacaaaaaaaaccgaATCACAACAGTGTCGCACTTCAGACCCACTTGGTGAACTGAACTGATCCATTTCAATGTGGACAGGGGCGTGCAAAGGGGGTGGCAACTGTAAACACTTCATTTTCAATGATGTGACTGTTCTTGTCTTGCGCCTGCTTTTGAGAAGttttgcagacttttttttttcttctgaggtcACAAGATTGGAGCTGTTGTCTCAGTCTTTGAACATTTGGCCATTGACTCTTCATTGTGGGGCTTCCTGTGCAGGATCCCAAAGCACAACAGTCTGCTGTTACATGTACTGTTCATTGTCCattcacacattttattttttctaattgttaaatatatattttttaaaaaatgggtcAAATGTGCATCGGGTTGTCCGTCTCAAAGGTCGTGGTGGTTGTGTCGAACAGCAGGACGTTGAACCGCTTTGTCAACACGCCCGGCCTCCGAATGTATAGTTCTTAATTTATTGGTGACTAATCAGCGTGTGCTCTTCCAGTACGTGTGATGTGGCCGTGGTGGGCGCCGGCATTGTGGGCCTGGCCACCGCCCGGGAGCTCATCATGCGACACCCCGGCCTCACCTTCACCCTGctggagaaggagaaagagcTCTGTGAGCCATTCATATAAACACTGAAATTCAGTTTAATCAATTAAATGGTATTCATTGATtaggtttttaataaaatgatcaaaaataaatatagaacattaaatcaaatgtaaacatttaaataaaacaaatcatttttcagattttaaaAAGCTTTCAATCTATTGATCAATGTGCtcattagtttacatatttatttgtttgtttttgtcttttcagcAACCCACCAGAGCGGCCACAACAGCGGCGTGATCCACAGCGGCATCTACTACACGCCGGGCTCGCTCAAGGCTCGCCTATGCGTGCGAGGGGCGGCGCTAGCCTACGAATACTGCGACAAGAAACAACTGCCCTACAAGAAGTGCGGCAAGGTCAAATCAACTTTTGTAACCGCTCGACTATTTCACATCCAGTAACACCTAAAAGTGTAAagattgtgcgtgtgtgtgtggttgcagCTTATTGTGGCCGTGGAACAGGAGGAAATCCCTCGCCTCAAAGCGTTGTACGAACGAGGCCTGAAAAACGAGGTGCCGGGACTCAGCATGATAGACGCTAAAGGAATTAAAGAGCGGGAGCCGTACTGCAGGGTAAGTTTGAGTCTTTGACATTTGCCTAATGTTTAATAGCAGGTCTTGATTTGGTTTTTCACTGGATTGTTTTATTCCTCTTTGATTCATTGGCTGAACGTTGACGTGCCTTCTCCCCGTCCAGGGCGTCATGGCGCTGGACTCCCCAAACACGGGCATCGTGGACTGGCGGCAGGTAGCGCTGCAGTACGGCAAAGACTTTGAGGAGGCCGGCGGCAAGGTGGTCGCGCAGTTCGAAGTGAGCGACATCTCCTTGGCCGCCGAGAGCCCAGCAGGGAGCGCTGAAGGTAAGAAGCAATAGCAGCGTAGAAACACGCtaactgatgatgtcatcattctGATTGTCTTTTTCAGGACTCAAATATCCAATCAGCATCAAAGATAAAAAAGTGAGGGGCCCAAACGTTCCGTTATGTTTATAAAGTTATTGAATGCCTTCCGGATGCGCTCCCTCAGGGCAACGAGCTTCGCTGCAGCTACGTGCTGACCTGCGGGGGTCTCTACTCGGACCGCCTGTCGCAAATTTCCGGGTGCAGCCGGGAGCCTCGCATCGTCCCCTTCCGAGGAGACTACCTGATCCTCAAGCCGGACAAGCACTACCTGGTCAAAGGCAACATTTATCCCGTAAGCCCTAACCTTCCCCCTCGCCGATGTTACGCAATCACTTTACGGCCACATGTTTTTTTATCATCGGTCAGAACGGAATTCCAAACTTTTCCCAGGGAATCGTTTTATCGGTCTGTGTGTTTAAGGACATCTGGAAGTCATTAGAAGATAGAAGCACGTTGGATATCAGAATGTGGAAAGGAAGAAATAGGaatgaaaaatgactttttgctactgtgctcccccccccccccctccaaggtGCCCAACCCTCGCTTCCCCTTCTTGGGGGTCCACTTCACGCCGCGCATGGACGGCAGCATCTGGCTGGGACCCAACGCCGTGCTGGCCTTCAAGAGGGAAGGATACAAGATCTACGACGTCAACGTGAGAGACCTGGCCGACGCGCTCAGCTTCAGGTCAGTCCCGTGGAAACCAACCGAGGTCAAGTCAATCAGCTTGATTTTCATAACACGTCACCAAAATACGAGGGTACGGCGTGTACTGTAAGGCGTGAGATGATGTTTAAATATATGTCAGCATGAGTGTCGATTTCCACAAGGCTATGAAGGGACTGTGGCTACGGTCGTGAGTGATATAGTGTGACACTCTAACTTGGCTGTGTCagaggtcttcagaagctcgtGCTGAGGAACATCTTGTACGGCATGGGCGAGATGTACCGAGGCATCTTCATCGGGGCGCAGGTTAAGATCCTCCAAAAGTATATACCAGAACTGTCGCGCAGTGACGTGCTCAGGTAAATACAAATATTATTCAATATTATATCTATGATAACAGAGTGAAACGGACTTTAATGTTCTCAGGGGTCCGGCTGGCGTGCGAGCGCAAGCGCTGGACCGTGACGGGAACTTGGTGGACGACTTTGTGTTTGACGGCGGCGTGGGCGACCTGGGCAGCCGCGTGCTGCACGTGCGCAACGCTCCCTCGCCCGCCGCCACCTCCTCGCTCGCCATCGCCGAAATGGTCGCCGACGAGGTGGAAAAACGTTTTGCGCTGTAATCGCCGCTGTTCTCGTGAGAGCAACGAGGTCGTGGCCTTCATTTGGGAATTCAAGTGGGGGAACATTTTACGTGTGActggttttatttttagaacagaTCCACTGAGGTTATTGTTGTGAAACAACAAAGGTTTTCACGATTTTAGACGTGCCGACTTGATCTCTGGACTTAAACCCGACACTTAAGAGCCTCGTAAGTAATTCGTCCATTTTCTGGATCACTTGGAAACATCAGTGTCATGGGTGAACTGgagccgcttttttttttttttttttagctggggAACATCTACTTGACTGTTATGCCAAAGGATGCACTCACTAAAATGAAGTCAAACTTCAAAAATGCACCAACTCTACAGAATGTGGTTTATTTTAGATGAAAAACGGTTTTATAAGTGAGGTGGATTTTTAGAACGTTTATtgtttgctgaaaagcacatttTACTTCCAttctggaaggggggggggacggaCATATCTATACTGTATATTGTTCATCTAGAATCACGTTTTTCCCCTTTCTCTTCTTACTGCCAAGTGTCATGCAACTGCAGCGTGACAGCACGCCACTCAGGATGTTATCATGCCAAATATTTACAGTTAATCACATACCGTGGCTtttaacacatttgtttttgacaaataaatatgactgattttaTATAATAAAGACAAAGTATTTTTAAAAGGCAAACTTTATACCTGACTCATTTTTTCACATTATTTAGTGTTTATTATTAATGTTAATGAGCTGTACAGGAGTAGCACCTTATTTGTCCGCGAGAGGGCGTGCGAGCACTCACAGGCTGAATGACAACTAAATAtactgcgtgtgtgcgtgtttttatATCTATAACTATTGAAAATGTGTAATTTTAAGTAATACATGTTGAGTTTTGAGTAAATCTTGGAACTACAGTCTATAAATGGAGTTGGAATTCTTGAATGTATTGCACTATACATTTTAATTGAAatatcaggattttttttcaatgttcttGTATTTTAAAAAGTTTTTGTTTAATACAATGTGTTTCACGTATAGTGTAATGTAATGATTTTCAAAGGAACAATATAGATAGTTAATACAGCTTTATTTATATCgcgctttcacaacagctgtCGTCGTAAAAAGCGCTTTGCATAACAGATGTTATTATTTACATTCGCTCGAGATAGAACGGGAAAAATACAATAGTTTTTAAAAtattactttttaaaaataaaagttatGTAACGTCGCTTCGAGTGAAATGTGCTTTTGTTATAAGCCATTTCGTGAATAAACCAAGCAAGACTCGGatgcattgtaaaaaaaacaaaaataaaaaacatcgtTTTTGTGGAAGACGTGTCACTCATgtcagtcttgtttttttttttattttgcttgaaTAGTTCATCTGAAGGACGCCAGtaagcaagcaggcaggcaggcagacagcggAGTTGCCCCGAACGAACATCTTGTCCGACTTCCCAAAGCGAACCCAAAACCATCCCGGCTGGCtgcgcctcctcctcctgcgcCGCACCGCTCACAGAAGACTTTCCCACGGCGGGACTTGACCGTGTCGCCACCCTTGTTGACTTTGGGACCACTGCTGTGCgactattttcttttgttttgtttttgtttgagggAGGATTTTCAACGCTTCCAAGCTGTCCGCATGTGACGGCGGAGAAAGTGTCTTGTTCGTCGGAGGCCAGCGGCGGCTTTGCTCCGCCGAGCTAACGTGCTAGCGTTACAGGTGTCTTCGAAGGCGCCCCGGAACCCACCGCGTTCCCAATTTTGCCCGTTATCGGGCTTCTTGGCCCCAAATGCCGCCACTTGATTCAACTTAACGTGCCTGTAATCGTTTAGAACCGGCGAGGGTGTCGCTTAGCCACCTTGTTGTTAGCCGTTAGCTTCCGAGTTAGCCGCCGTGCTGTGTTTACACCGAACGGTGGGCTAACCCCCCTCGTTAGCCGGCAAAGCTAACGAGTGGACCCCGGAGCTACATGTGCCTAACCCCGAATGTAGATTGCTTTTCAACGCCTTAACGCAACGACCTCCCCGCCCAGCCCGGTTCGTATACGATCGAAGCCAACCGGCCGCGTTGGACGGACGAACAGACGGACTCTTTCGCCGTGCTCGCCGCCCTGGACtgacccacccacccacaaaaGCGGGCTAACTATCCGCCGGGGCCGATGCTGACAGTTCGGGCCGGAGCACGGCAACGCCAGGAGCCGCCAccgcagcagaagcagcagcagcagcagcgatgcAGCCCCAGCAGATCTACGACTTTTCCAGTGACGAGAACAGTCACAAGTGGAGAGGCCTCTTCGTGCAAGCCCTGCGCAAGGTAATGAGCAACAACAGCAAAACGTCTTCGTCGAGCAAACCTTTGCCACCAAAACAAACCATTGCATTTACTCTTTGGGGCTTTTCTGtgctaaatataaatattattttcCAGGAAGTGATGATTGACAACATCGTCACGAAAATTTGGTTAGGAATCCACACATGAACCTAAAATGTCACCTGTTTGCTATTTTTGCACACCCGAATATTCATTTGGCATCATCTTGGTGTCAAGTGTGATTTGAGTGGCTAggtttagacaaaagtagtgctttgccaccCTCTTGTAGCAACCTGGTGGCTACCTTGATCGCTCAAAATGCGAGCAAGTGTGTCCTGACTTCCTCCCAATGAACATCCTTTCGAACGTGATTGTTGAAATCCCAACGCAGCCACGTGATCTGGGAGGGTGTGCATACTTGTGCTAACTGTTACTTTAGTCACCGTCCAC is a genomic window of Syngnathus typhle isolate RoL2023-S1 ecotype Sweden linkage group LG16, RoL_Styp_1.0, whole genome shotgun sequence containing:
- the cdkl1 gene encoding cyclin-dependent kinase-like 1 isoform X2; the encoded protein is MDKYEKMGKIGEGSYGVVFKCRNRDSGQIVAIKKFVESEDDPTIRKIALREIRMLKQLKHGNLVNLIEVFRRKRKLHLVFEYCDHTVLHELDRHPQGVPEHLARSITWQTLQAINFCHKHNCIHRDVKPENILVTKQHVIKLCDFGFARILTGPCDSYTDYVATRWYRAPELLVGDTQYGPPVDVWAVGCVFAELLSGVPLWPGKSDMDQLYLIRKTLGDLICRHQQIFSTNQFFHGLAIPEPLQMEPLEVKFPNLSHQTLSLMKACLRMNPSERLPCEQLLQHPYFDNLRHKYQRNAKQGNINASVGHDRHGNRRTRLPRKHLPCLPQLTGSSIFPVSDTKKYFHNLSKFNYHLPNI
- the cdkl1 gene encoding cyclin-dependent kinase-like 1 isoform X1, which translates into the protein MLGSFFFPPPHITSEPQREGSLLSFSPTKHLRIFLFPSPSERLFSPWFVFADALYRRMDKYEKMGKIGEGSYGVVFKCRNRDSGQIVAIKKFVESEDDPTIRKIALREIRMLKQLKHGNLVNLIEVFRRKRKLHLVFEYCDHTVLHELDRHPQGVPEHLARSITWQTLQAINFCHKHNCIHRDVKPENILVTKQHVIKLCDFGFARILTGPCDSYTDYVATRWYRAPELLVGDTQYGPPVDVWAVGCVFAELLSGVPLWPGKSDMDQLYLIRKTLGDLICRHQQIFSTNQFFHGLAIPEPLQMEPLEVKFPNLSHQTLSLMKACLRMNPSERLPCEQLLQHPYFDNLRHKYQRNAKQGNINASVGHDRHGNRRTRLPRKHLPCLPQLTGSSIFPVSDTKKYFHNLSKFNYHLPNI
- the dmac2l gene encoding ATP synthase subunit s, mitochondrial isoform X1 gives rise to the protein MKLLVKVLQSAVKQKEPRRRHFWGWLNAVFNKVDYERIKAVGPDRAASEWLLRCGAKVRFMGLDRWHGDYNALPTGPLGRFKIQAIDATDSCIMYRGFDHLEGLQHVEEVKLQKCVYIEDACLERLSSLENLQRSLFIMEVVSCGNVTDKGLVALHKLSNLEYLFLSDLPGVKDKQTTVERLKTALPRLDIQVDLD
- the dmac2l gene encoding ATP synthase subunit s, mitochondrial isoform X2 codes for the protein MKLLVKVLQSAVKQKEPRRRHFWGWLNAVFNKVDYERIKAVGPDRAASEWLLRCGAKVRFMGLDRWHGDYNALPTGPLGRFKIQAIDATDSCIMYRGFDHLEGLQHVEEVKLQKCVYIEDACLERLSSLENLQRSLFIMEVVSCGNVTDKGLVALHKLSDLPGVKDKQTTVERLKTALPRLDIQVDLD
- the l2hgdh gene encoding L-2-hydroxyglutarate dehydrogenase, mitochondrial, giving the protein MFRIVGTRAPLKAASAKLLDDTCTRHLHSTCDVAVVGAGIVGLATARELIMRHPGLTFTLLEKEKELSTHQSGHNSGVIHSGIYYTPGSLKARLCVRGAALAYEYCDKKQLPYKKCGKLIVAVEQEEIPRLKALYERGLKNEVPGLSMIDAKGIKEREPYCRGVMALDSPNTGIVDWRQVALQYGKDFEEAGGKVVAQFEVSDISLAAESPAGSAEGLKYPISIKDKKGNELRCSYVLTCGGLYSDRLSQISGCSREPRIVPFRGDYLILKPDKHYLVKGNIYPVPNPRFPFLGVHFTPRMDGSIWLGPNAVLAFKREGYKIYDVNVRDLADALSFRGLQKLVLRNILYGMGEMYRGIFIGAQVKILQKYIPELSRSDVLRGPAGVRAQALDRDGNLVDDFVFDGGVGDLGSRVLHVRNAPSPAATSSLAIAEMVADEVEKRFAL